In Thermodesulfobacteriota bacterium, a single genomic region encodes these proteins:
- a CDS encoding MFS transporter gives MPDIAGVKKKKKEVLSWCLYDWAYSSFATIIISAVLPVYYSRVAAENLSGNTATVYWGYTTVIALIVSVLLAPVMGAVADYSGIKKKFLLVFAAIGIFSTALLYYVTSGDWLLASLLFVFGNIGFSMSEVFYNSILPSVAAPEEIDRVSVKGYALGYLGGGILLALDIGIIQIMEDKALATRISFITVSVWWALFTIPLIVNVSEPPVPKRKKIDGSVLTAGFKRLSATFSELRKYRDLFLFLAAFWIYNDGIGTIIKMATIYGAEIGISETALIGALLMTQFVGIPFSFAFGRLARFIGAKNSIMLGLFVYTVISVASYFMETALHFFILAFLVGTVQGGTQALSRSLYGSMLPREKTAEFFGFYGMSSRFAGIVGPLVFAVVAQLAGSSRLSIFSLIVFFIAGALILSRVDVERGVRASLDKSPV, from the coding sequence GTGCCCGACATCGCAGGAGTCAAGAAAAAGAAAAAAGAGGTCCTGAGCTGGTGCCTCTACGACTGGGCATACTCATCGTTCGCCACGATAATCATTTCCGCGGTGCTCCCGGTTTATTACAGCCGGGTAGCGGCCGAAAACCTGTCAGGGAACACCGCTACCGTGTACTGGGGTTATACGACCGTCATCGCGCTTATCGTGTCCGTGCTTCTGGCCCCGGTAATGGGGGCCGTCGCAGATTACTCGGGGATCAAAAAAAAGTTCCTCCTCGTATTCGCGGCAATCGGAATATTCTCGACTGCGCTTCTCTACTACGTGACAAGCGGGGACTGGCTCCTGGCGTCCCTCCTCTTCGTTTTCGGGAATATAGGTTTTTCCATGTCCGAGGTCTTCTACAACTCGATCCTCCCGAGCGTCGCCGCTCCCGAAGAGATCGACCGCGTCTCCGTCAAGGGTTACGCGCTCGGATACCTCGGGGGAGGGATACTCCTTGCCCTCGACATAGGCATAATACAAATCATGGAGGACAAGGCGCTCGCCACACGCATCTCCTTTATCACCGTATCCGTTTGGTGGGCGCTCTTCACGATACCCCTCATCGTTAACGTCAGCGAGCCTCCCGTGCCGAAGCGCAAAAAAATAGACGGCAGCGTTCTGACAGCCGGCTTCAAAAGACTTTCGGCCACGTTCTCGGAGCTGAGGAAATACAGGGATCTCTTCCTATTCCTCGCGGCCTTCTGGATCTACAACGACGGCATAGGGACCATAATCAAGATGGCGACTATATACGGGGCCGAGATAGGCATAAGCGAGACCGCACTCATAGGGGCCCTCCTCATGACACAGTTCGTAGGAATCCCCTTCTCGTTCGCATTCGGAAGACTGGCCAGGTTTATAGGCGCAAAGAATTCGATAATGCTCGGGCTTTTCGTCTATACGGTGATCTCGGTCGCAAGCTATTTCATGGAGACGGCACTCCACTTCTTCATACTCGCCTTCCTCGTGGGAACGGTCCAGGGAGGAACGCAGGCGCTGAGCAGATCACTCTACGGCTCTATGCTGCCCAGGGAGAAGACGGCCGAGTTCTTCGGGTTCTACGGCATGAGCTCCAGGTTCGCCGGGATAGTCGGGCCCCTCGTATTCGCCGTGGTCGCTCAGCTGGCCGGGTCGAGCAGGCTCAGCATTTTTTCTCTCATCGTGTTCTTTATAGCGGGCGCCCTCATACTGAGCCGCGTCGACGTCGAAAGAGGCGTTCGCGCTTCACTCGACAAAAGCCCTGTTTAA